A genomic region of Tsukamurella pulmonis contains the following coding sequences:
- a CDS encoding MlaD family protein: MRKFLASRGAMSAFVVLIAVVLVVGGVAFKGATQKTTAYCADLDNAVGLFTGSKVAQFGYPIGEITEITPNGATTRVKFDLPADRKLPTNVGVVAVADSLVAQRRLELLEPYKGGPTWQPGKCISNTKTPLSITESLQAVSKVVDDLTVGGGDAEFRKAMASIPALNKATKGTGPEIAEMTNKLGELMRNPGPGMGDVAAILDAFAPASDGLVQNWDEMREFLTKYAFRIKNVGEPLMDTGIGAFPQLVPLVNTLAKVFDKYGAFIAPLLEVTVPATTVMAASSKQFGDLLNILPPLVRAFQVSVDKKTLATKITYRPPSSLVPSKNPAQTCNNLNRFAPGQCTVADAGHVNVDLISTVLRATGAAY; the protein is encoded by the coding sequence ATGCGTAAGTTCCTCGCCTCCCGCGGCGCGATGTCCGCATTCGTGGTCCTCATCGCCGTCGTGCTGGTCGTCGGCGGCGTCGCCTTCAAGGGCGCCACCCAGAAGACCACCGCGTACTGCGCCGACCTCGACAACGCCGTCGGCCTGTTCACCGGCAGCAAGGTCGCGCAGTTCGGCTACCCGATCGGGGAGATCACCGAGATCACGCCGAACGGCGCCACCACCCGCGTGAAGTTCGACCTGCCCGCCGACCGCAAGCTGCCGACCAACGTCGGTGTGGTCGCGGTCGCCGACTCGCTGGTCGCCCAGCGCCGGCTCGAGCTGCTCGAGCCCTACAAGGGCGGCCCCACGTGGCAGCCCGGCAAGTGCATCAGCAACACCAAGACGCCGCTGTCGATCACCGAGTCGCTGCAGGCGGTCTCGAAGGTCGTCGACGACCTGACCGTCGGCGGCGGCGACGCCGAGTTCCGCAAGGCGATGGCGTCCATCCCCGCGCTCAACAAGGCCACCAAGGGCACCGGCCCCGAGATCGCGGAGATGACCAACAAGCTCGGCGAACTGATGCGCAACCCCGGACCGGGCATGGGCGACGTGGCCGCGATCCTCGACGCCTTCGCCCCCGCCTCCGACGGCCTGGTGCAGAACTGGGACGAGATGCGTGAGTTCCTCACCAAGTACGCCTTCCGCATCAAGAACGTCGGCGAGCCGCTGATGGACACCGGTATCGGCGCCTTCCCGCAGCTGGTCCCGCTGGTGAACACGCTGGCCAAGGTCTTCGACAAGTACGGTGCCTTCATCGCGCCGCTGCTCGAGGTCACCGTGCCGGCCACGACGGTCATGGCGGCCAGCTCCAAGCAGTTCGGCGACCTGCTCAACATCCTGCCGCCGCTGGTGCGCGCGTTCCAGGTGAGCGTCGACAAGAAGACGCTGGCCACGAAGATCACCTACCGCCCGCCGTCATCGCTGGTGCCGTCCAAGAACCCGGCCCAGACGTGCAACAACCTGAACCGGTTCGCCCCGGGCCAGTGCACGGTCGCCGACGCGGGTCATGTCAATGTGGACCTGATCTCCACGGTCCTGCGCGCGACGGGAGCGGCGTACTGA
- a CDS encoding MlaD family protein, with product MQRKVNLFNRPLPTAEQDRRNQLNWGIVGALIAVIILAVCGYLFVFQPGTKEYSADFKEAQAVRSGVDVRVAGISVGSISGVELLDDRVRVKFRVDKDIFLGDATTASMKMLTTVGGYYMALTPMGTTSLGDKPIPPERVNMPYSLLETFQQATPKVEKIKATPVRESMSQLNQALEDQPESIRNTVGTFNRMFDNILRQQDQAGDFVKVMSEYSTTVNKNGDLLLSLMRNMSVFFSAAEVNLAGFKSYLSNTTQLVQRLGPLLNVYLDDIDPLASRFDALVAKAREVVQQAEPAIADAKEMLKNLQKTIAPDGTIQLDQSEKTFLATNVCIPSPGVTC from the coding sequence ATGCAACGCAAAGTGAACCTCTTCAACCGTCCGCTGCCGACGGCGGAACAGGACCGGCGCAACCAGCTGAACTGGGGCATCGTCGGCGCGCTCATCGCGGTGATCATCCTGGCCGTCTGCGGCTACCTGTTCGTGTTCCAGCCGGGCACCAAGGAGTACTCGGCGGACTTCAAGGAGGCGCAGGCCGTCCGCAGCGGCGTGGACGTGCGCGTCGCCGGGATCAGCGTCGGTTCCATCTCGGGCGTCGAGCTGCTCGATGACCGCGTGCGGGTGAAGTTCCGCGTCGACAAGGACATCTTCCTCGGCGACGCCACCACCGCGTCGATGAAGATGCTCACCACGGTCGGCGGCTACTACATGGCGCTTACCCCGATGGGCACCACGAGCCTCGGCGACAAGCCGATCCCGCCGGAGCGCGTGAACATGCCCTACAGCCTGCTCGAGACCTTCCAGCAGGCGACGCCGAAGGTCGAGAAGATCAAGGCGACGCCGGTGCGCGAATCGATGTCGCAGCTCAACCAGGCGCTCGAGGACCAGCCGGAGTCGATCCGCAACACCGTGGGCACCTTCAACCGGATGTTCGACAACATCCTGCGTCAGCAGGATCAGGCCGGCGACTTCGTCAAGGTGATGAGCGAGTACTCGACCACTGTCAACAAGAACGGCGACCTGCTGCTCTCCCTGATGCGGAACATGAGCGTCTTCTTCAGCGCCGCTGAGGTGAACCTGGCCGGCTTCAAGAGCTACCTGAGCAACACCACGCAGCTGGTGCAGCGGCTCGGTCCCCTGCTCAACGTCTACCTCGACGACATCGATCCACTGGCCAGCCGCTTCGACGCGCTCGTCGCGAAGGCCCGTGAGGTCGTCCAGCAGGCCGAGCCGGCGATCGCCGACGCCAAGGAGATGCTCAAGAACCTGCAGAAGACCATCGCGCCCGACGGCACGATCCAGCTCGACCAGTCCGAGAAGACCTTCCTCGCCACCAATGTCTGCATTCCGAGCCCGGGGGTGACCTGCTGA
- a CDS encoding MCE family protein, whose translation MKSIKATAIKIAVFAAVMILLLVLVMQALTRPPQGDLDTFHAEFKDVSGLKVGDDVRMLGVQVGKVKDIAVKQSSDHRLSNAAVTFTLQQDRKFRTDDTLAIRYQNLTGSRFLEVRPTPGSTAAEVKPGSTIDEKRTQPSFDITSVFVGLKPVLSTLNADDINHLTQSVLAVIEGNGEGLGPLLSSLDKLMAVSNDRQRVLTQLITNLGSVSQSIGGASPGLTKVLQQLDLFARTLASNVGSMREWSDKTSGVVSRTNALLAALGLTPNENPPLDAIISNAMPTAEQLVNALATLPGIFQLLNEGTRPQADGAVSLKCSNGEAKLPGMTNLYVAGQKVTVCNAK comes from the coding sequence ATGAAATCGATCAAGGCCACTGCGATCAAGATCGCGGTCTTCGCCGCGGTGATGATCCTGTTGCTGGTGCTCGTGATGCAGGCGCTCACGCGGCCGCCGCAGGGCGACCTCGACACCTTCCACGCGGAGTTCAAGGACGTCTCCGGCCTCAAGGTGGGCGACGACGTGCGCATGCTCGGCGTGCAGGTGGGCAAGGTCAAGGACATCGCGGTCAAGCAGTCCTCCGACCACCGGCTCTCGAACGCGGCGGTGACCTTCACGCTGCAGCAGGACCGCAAGTTCCGCACCGACGACACTCTCGCGATCCGCTACCAGAACCTCACCGGTTCGCGGTTCCTCGAGGTGCGCCCGACGCCGGGCAGCACCGCCGCCGAGGTCAAGCCCGGGAGCACGATCGACGAGAAGCGCACCCAGCCCTCGTTCGACATCACCTCGGTCTTCGTCGGCCTCAAGCCGGTGCTCTCGACGCTCAACGCCGATGACATCAACCACCTGACGCAGTCGGTGCTCGCGGTGATCGAGGGCAACGGCGAGGGCCTCGGCCCGCTGCTCAGCTCGCTGGACAAACTCATGGCCGTGAGCAACGACCGCCAGCGGGTGCTCACCCAGCTGATCACCAACCTCGGCTCGGTCTCGCAGTCCATCGGCGGCGCGTCCCCCGGCCTGACCAAGGTGCTGCAGCAACTCGACCTGTTCGCCCGCACGCTGGCCAGCAACGTCGGCTCGATGCGCGAGTGGTCGGACAAGACCTCGGGCGTGGTCAGCCGCACCAACGCGCTGCTGGCGGCGCTGGGCCTGACCCCGAACGAGAACCCCCCGCTCGACGCCATCATCAGCAACGCGATGCCGACGGCGGAGCAGCTGGTGAACGCACTGGCGACCCTGCCCGGCATCTTCCAGCTGCTCAACGAGGGCACGCGCCCGCAGGCCGACGGCGCCGTATCGCTGAAGTGCAGCAACGGCGAGGCCAAACTGCCCGGGATGACCAACCTGTACGTCGCAGGCCAGAAGGTGACGGTATGCAACGCAAAGTGA
- a CDS encoding MlaD family protein: protein MGVVSVPGMSVERSVLRRRGLIAVAVIIVIVLVGWLIKALWPKDEFSFTLRSPAVAAGVVDGAPVRIQGIQVGTVTGISALGNGQQGVKVTMKSADGKSLTNNLEAAYSAGNLFGVTEVILTPHDGGGQLQEGAQIAPTKPITDNTVSNMIATIGDVNSDALRPHMSQILLNFDASSKAMLPLFTAFGSVAQAVQDTQRLTTAETFPQITRALGSADSMIAAMVPGLKTLYDFQPVHDKAWVNRGKATLDSLTNERDSLTAALQKILSPAALKGLETSVPMLVNLMQPLLNAFPNGSATGVGIQIGELLDNVRKAMPNTPTGPMLNLRLAIDYPAVSAMLPPAPTFQYIPPKPGEKPAAKPTAPTSGAPSSAKPSTPTPKPGS, encoded by the coding sequence ATGGGAGTCGTCTCCGTACCAGGAATGTCGGTCGAGCGGTCGGTGCTGCGCCGCCGCGGCCTCATCGCGGTCGCCGTCATCATCGTGATCGTGCTCGTCGGCTGGTTGATCAAGGCCCTGTGGCCGAAGGACGAGTTCTCCTTCACCCTGCGCTCCCCCGCCGTGGCCGCAGGCGTGGTCGACGGTGCGCCCGTGCGCATCCAGGGCATCCAGGTCGGCACCGTCACCGGGATCTCCGCGCTGGGCAACGGCCAGCAGGGCGTGAAGGTCACGATGAAGTCGGCCGACGGCAAGTCGCTGACCAACAACCTCGAGGCCGCTTACTCGGCCGGCAACCTGTTCGGCGTCACCGAGGTCATCCTGACCCCGCACGACGGTGGCGGTCAGCTGCAGGAGGGCGCCCAGATCGCGCCGACCAAGCCGATCACGGACAACACCGTCTCGAACATGATCGCCACGATCGGTGACGTCAACAGCGACGCCCTGCGCCCGCACATGAGCCAGATCCTGCTGAACTTCGACGCCTCGTCGAAGGCGATGCTCCCGCTGTTCACCGCGTTCGGCAGCGTCGCGCAGGCCGTGCAGGACACCCAGCGCCTGACCACGGCCGAGACCTTCCCGCAGATCACCCGCGCCCTGGGGAGCGCGGACTCGATGATCGCCGCGATGGTCCCGGGCCTGAAGACCCTGTACGACTTCCAGCCCGTGCACGACAAGGCCTGGGTCAACCGCGGCAAGGCGACGCTGGACTCGCTCACCAACGAGCGCGACAGCCTCACCGCCGCGCTGCAGAAGATCCTCTCCCCCGCCGCGCTCAAGGGCCTGGAGACGTCGGTCCCGATGCTGGTGAACCTGATGCAGCCGTTGCTCAACGCCTTCCCGAACGGAAGCGCTACGGGCGTCGGCATCCAGATCGGCGAGCTGCTCGACAACGTGCGCAAGGCGATGCCGAACACCCCGACCGGGCCGATGCTGAATCTGCGGCTCGCGATCGACTACCCTGCGGTCAGCGCGATGCTGCCCCCGGCACCGACGTTCCAGTACATCCCGCCGAAGCCGGGCGAGAAGCCCGCGGCGAAGCCGACGGCACCGACATCGGGCGCCCCGTCGTCCGCGAAGCCGAGCACCCCGACCCCGAAGCCTGGGAGCTGA
- a CDS encoding ABC transporter permease, translating into MATVYRPRGTRWFFNLFGPSGSAWSLFDTIGHVVSFVAEVIRTVPHAIKHYRSQIMYILTDITWGRGALIVGGGTAPVLAVLGITVGGIVAVQGFAILNMLGMGPLTAVVASFANTREFAPMLAGVGFAAQAGCRMTAEIGAMRINEEIDALESLGLRSVSFVVTTRVLAGLIAVVPVYLITLILSWLSCAWVVKSVYSMPSGTYDHYFSQFVSGPDIIFSVIKVAVFLTAVIIIHCYQGFFASGGPEGVGTASGRAIRASLVAVVVLNLVMTVALWGFTSPVYFKG; encoded by the coding sequence ATGGCAACCGTTTACCGCCCACGGGGCACACGCTGGTTCTTCAACCTGTTCGGACCCTCCGGTTCGGCCTGGAGCCTCTTCGACACCATCGGCCACGTCGTCTCCTTCGTCGCCGAGGTGATCCGAACCGTTCCGCACGCGATCAAGCACTACCGCTCGCAGATCATGTACATCCTCACGGACATCACGTGGGGACGCGGCGCGCTGATCGTCGGCGGCGGCACCGCTCCGGTGCTGGCCGTCCTCGGCATCACCGTCGGCGGCATCGTCGCCGTGCAGGGCTTCGCCATCCTCAACATGCTCGGCATGGGCCCGCTGACGGCCGTCGTGGCCTCGTTCGCGAACACCCGCGAGTTCGCCCCGATGCTCGCCGGCGTGGGCTTCGCCGCACAGGCCGGCTGCCGCATGACCGCCGAGATCGGCGCCATGCGCATCAACGAGGAGATCGACGCGCTCGAGTCCCTCGGTCTGCGCTCGGTGTCCTTCGTCGTGACCACCCGCGTGCTCGCGGGCCTGATCGCGGTCGTGCCCGTCTACCTGATCACCCTGATCCTGTCCTGGCTCTCGTGCGCCTGGGTAGTCAAATCGGTGTACTCGATGCCGTCGGGCACCTACGACCACTACTTCAGTCAGTTCGTCAGCGGACCCGACATCATCTTCTCGGTGATCAAGGTCGCCGTCTTCCTGACCGCCGTCATCATCATCCACTGCTACCAGGGCTTCTTCGCCTCCGGCGGCCCGGAGGGCGTGGGTACCGCCTCCGGCCGGGCCATCCGGGCCAGCCTGGTCGCGGTCGTCGTCCTCAACCTCGTCATGACCGTCGCACTGTGGGGCTTCACCTCCCCGGTCTACTTCAAGGGGTAA
- a CDS encoding MlaE family ABC transporter permease, translating to MTQSVAHGGEPAKRPSYWSIISKNFSSTVVDSIRTIGRSVRMLILSVVALVTDTVRGRLQWKEALNQIWYMIGVTTVPGVLIAVPFGIVISIQVGNIISQLGADSLSGATGGLAVITQGAPIATGLLLAGAGASAIAADLGARTIREETDAMRVMGINPLNRLVVPRLLAAWIVAPLLNILVIAVGTLAGYLVAVGGQGVTPGAYWLSFGSFAHPVDVWISLIKSVIFGTVIAIIGCQRGLEARGGSRGVADAVNATVVLSFVVIFALNLLITQVTTMFFPMQVG from the coding sequence GTGACGCAGTCCGTTGCGCACGGCGGGGAGCCCGCCAAGCGACCTTCCTACTGGTCCATCATCAGCAAGAACTTCTCCAGCACCGTCGTGGATTCCATCCGCACGATCGGCCGGAGCGTGCGGATGCTGATCCTGTCGGTGGTCGCCCTCGTCACGGATACGGTCCGCGGCCGCCTGCAGTGGAAAGAGGCGCTCAACCAGATCTGGTACATGATCGGCGTCACCACCGTGCCGGGCGTGCTGATCGCCGTCCCGTTCGGCATCGTGATCTCGATCCAGGTGGGCAACATCATCTCCCAGCTCGGCGCCGATTCGCTCTCGGGCGCGACGGGCGGCCTCGCCGTCATCACGCAGGGCGCCCCGATCGCCACCGGCCTGCTGCTCGCGGGAGCCGGCGCCTCGGCGATCGCCGCCGATCTCGGCGCGCGCACCATCCGCGAGGAGACGGACGCGATGCGGGTCATGGGCATCAATCCGCTCAACCGCCTCGTCGTGCCGCGGCTGCTCGCCGCGTGGATCGTGGCCCCGCTGCTCAACATCCTGGTGATCGCCGTCGGCACCCTGGCCGGCTACCTCGTCGCCGTCGGCGGCCAGGGCGTCACGCCCGGCGCGTACTGGCTGTCCTTCGGCTCGTTCGCGCACCCGGTCGACGTGTGGATCTCGCTGATCAAGTCCGTCATCTTCGGCACCGTGATCGCGATCATCGGCTGCCAGCGCGGCCTCGAGGCGCGCGGCGGCTCGCGCGGCGTCGCCGACGCGGTGAACGCGACCGTCGTGCTCTCCTTCGTCGTCATCTTCGCGTTGAACCTGCTCATCACGCAGGTCACCACGATGTTCTTCCCCATGCAGGTGGGCTGA
- a CDS encoding glycosyltransferase family 4 protein, translated as MLGGPVVGAGAAGVPMRELLVVGLTAAVVTFFATSLVRVVATRFGAVAVPRARDVHVVPTPRLGGVGIYIGMTAGIFLAAQLPALTRGFAYSKDAVAVLVAGGVIVVVGIIDDRWGVDALTKLVGQIFAAALLVVMGVAWNVVYVPGINTTVVLDQLQAGLLTVVVAVATVNAMNFIDGLDGLLAGVAALAALAILIFSVGLMFDSGGDAPSYPPALITAALFGACMGFLPHNFQPARIFMGDSGSMLLGLTLAAASTSASGRISQNAYGTTDIFALLLPLLLAVAVMFVPMLDLLLAVVRRTRAGVHPFTADKMHLHHRLLQIGHSQRRVVVVIYLWVGVLGLSAAASTMLPPTLIAPLFGAGLLSALVFTVVPRIVPRLRERYSETARSGTSSKTGAR; from the coding sequence ATGCTGGGCGGACCGGTCGTGGGTGCCGGCGCTGCCGGGGTCCCGATGCGGGAATTGCTGGTAGTGGGACTGACAGCTGCAGTTGTCACATTCTTCGCAACGTCGCTGGTGCGGGTCGTGGCCACCCGGTTCGGCGCCGTCGCGGTGCCCCGCGCCCGTGACGTCCACGTCGTTCCGACGCCCCGCTTGGGCGGCGTCGGCATATATATAGGGATGACCGCGGGGATCTTCCTCGCCGCGCAACTGCCCGCCCTCACCCGAGGCTTCGCCTACTCGAAGGACGCCGTCGCCGTGCTCGTCGCCGGCGGCGTGATCGTGGTCGTCGGGATCATCGACGACCGCTGGGGGGTGGACGCGCTCACCAAGCTCGTCGGCCAGATCTTCGCCGCCGCACTACTGGTGGTGATGGGGGTGGCCTGGAACGTGGTCTACGTCCCGGGGATCAACACGACGGTGGTTCTCGACCAACTGCAGGCGGGTCTGCTCACCGTGGTGGTCGCCGTCGCCACGGTCAACGCGATGAATTTCATCGACGGCCTCGACGGGTTGTTGGCCGGTGTGGCCGCGCTCGCCGCGCTCGCGATCCTGATCTTCTCCGTGGGTCTGATGTTCGACTCGGGCGGCGACGCCCCGTCGTATCCGCCGGCGCTCATCACCGCGGCCCTCTTCGGCGCCTGCATGGGCTTCCTGCCGCACAACTTCCAGCCGGCGCGCATCTTCATGGGGGACTCCGGCTCGATGTTGCTGGGGCTCACCCTGGCCGCGGCGTCCACATCGGCGTCCGGGCGGATCTCGCAGAACGCGTACGGCACGACCGACATCTTCGCGCTGCTGCTCCCGCTGCTGCTCGCGGTCGCGGTGATGTTCGTGCCGATGCTCGACCTGCTGCTCGCCGTGGTCCGCCGCACCCGCGCGGGGGTGCACCCGTTCACCGCCGACAAGATGCACCTGCATCACCGACTGCTGCAGATCGGCCACAGCCAGCGCCGTGTGGTGGTGGTGATCTACCTGTGGGTGGGTGTGCTGGGCCTGAGTGCCGCTGCCTCGACCATGCTGCCGCCGACACTGATCGCGCCGCTGTTCGGCGCGGGTCTGCTCAGTGCCCTGGTCTTCACCGTGGTGCCGCGGATCGTGCCCAGGCTGCGGGAACGCTACTCCGAAACCGCGAGGTCAGGCACATCGTCCAAGACGGGTGCCCGCTAA
- a CDS encoding ATP synthase subunit I translates to MTTPAPSVDGHVGRSVVSFVNPIVIVIGLTVIAAGVGTAFGHPWFAAWFLLGGLLSVLNAKLAVLKVATVTAENEPRKAPVAVNSMVRLGVVSVIAIVIAYFFRPDGLGVIFGLAVGQIVLVLNTVIPVLKGLRQQS, encoded by the coding sequence ATGACGACGCCGGCCCCCTCCGTCGACGGCCATGTCGGTCGTAGCGTCGTGAGTTTCGTGAACCCGATCGTGATCGTGATCGGCCTGACCGTGATCGCTGCGGGCGTCGGCACCGCCTTCGGTCACCCGTGGTTCGCCGCCTGGTTCCTGCTCGGCGGCCTCCTCTCCGTACTCAACGCCAAGCTGGCGGTCCTCAAGGTCGCCACCGTCACCGCCGAGAACGAGCCGCGCAAGGCGCCGGTCGCCGTCAACTCGATGGTCCGCCTCGGCGTGGTCTCCGTCATCGCGATCGTCATCGCCTACTTCTTCCGGCCCGATGGGCTGGGCGTGATCTTCGGCCTCGCCGTCGGTCAGATCGTCCTCGTCCTGAACACCGTCATCCCCGTTCTGAAAGGGCTTCGCCAGCAGTCATGA
- the atpB gene encoding F0F1 ATP synthase subunit A: protein MNTNLYAEGAIKVAHYKSFELWGMTFHWDTILATAIAAGIVLILAFILKAKVTSTGVPSGVQLFWEAITIQLRGQIESAIGLRVAPFLLPLAIALFSLILFANWLAVLPQQYSGEGGTPSEIFLPPAADVSFVYALVLVVYLGYHFAGFRTHGLFGYPAKVVKGHAIGLAPINVIEELVSKPLSLALRLFGNVFAGTVMVAVIALLPAYILWFPNSLWKSFELFVGLIQAFIFSLLTILYFSTAMEKTEHH, encoded by the coding sequence ATGAACACCAATCTGTACGCCGAGGGCGCGATCAAGGTCGCCCACTACAAGTCGTTCGAGTTGTGGGGCATGACCTTTCACTGGGACACGATCCTGGCCACGGCCATCGCGGCGGGGATCGTCCTCATCCTGGCGTTCATCCTCAAGGCGAAGGTCACCTCGACCGGCGTCCCGAGTGGTGTGCAGCTGTTCTGGGAGGCCATCACCATCCAGCTCCGCGGCCAGATCGAGTCCGCGATCGGCCTGCGCGTCGCGCCCTTCCTCCTGCCGCTCGCGATCGCCCTGTTCTCGCTGATCCTCTTCGCGAACTGGCTCGCCGTGCTGCCGCAGCAGTACAGCGGTGAGGGCGGCACCCCGTCCGAGATCTTCCTGCCGCCGGCCGCCGACGTCAGCTTCGTCTACGCCCTGGTGCTGGTCGTGTACCTCGGCTACCACTTCGCCGGCTTCCGCACGCACGGCCTCTTCGGCTACCCCGCGAAGGTGGTCAAGGGCCACGCGATCGGCCTCGCGCCCATCAACGTGATCGAGGAGCTCGTCTCCAAGCCGCTCTCGCTCGCGCTGCGACTGTTCGGCAACGTCTTCGCGGGCACGGTCATGGTCGCGGTCATCGCGCTGCTGCCGGCCTACATCCTGTGGTTCCCGAACTCCCTGTGGAAGTCCTTCGAGCTCTTCGTCGGTCTCATCCAGGCGTTCATCTTCTCGCTTCTGACCATCCTGTACTTCTCCACTGCCATGGAGAAGACGGAGCACCACTGA
- a CDS encoding F0F1 ATP synthase subunit C produces MDPNIAQGALIGGGLIMGGGAIGAGIGNGLAGSQLVAGIARQPEAQGRLMTPFFITVGLVEAAYFINLAFMALFVFATPIS; encoded by the coding sequence ATGGATCCGAACATCGCGCAGGGTGCCCTCATCGGCGGCGGCCTGATCATGGGTGGCGGCGCCATCGGCGCCGGTATCGGTAACGGTCTCGCCGGTTCCCAGCTCGTCGCCGGCATCGCGCGGCAGCCGGAGGCCCAGGGCCGCCTGATGACCCCGTTCTTCATCACCGTTGGTCTGGTCGAGGCCGCGTACTTCATCAACCTGGCCTTCATGGCCCTGTTCGTGTTCGCGACCCCGATCTCCTAA
- a CDS encoding F0F1 ATP synthase subunit B, whose amino-acid sequence MQLAEGNFLLPTAGTFISCLIIFLIVLAVIWFFVAPSIQKVLDDREKMIHQTATDGRAAAKGFEDAESEYRAGIASARGEAGSIRDEARAGGRASMEEQKQRATAEADAITREKTEQLRTAGESAAAAARADLAPLSASLASRVLGFDVTQDPALKTKLDALSSDKVVKN is encoded by the coding sequence ATGCAGCTCGCTGAGGGTAACTTCCTCCTCCCCACCGCGGGGACCTTCATCTCGTGCCTGATCATCTTCTTGATCGTGCTCGCGGTGATCTGGTTCTTCGTGGCACCTTCCATCCAGAAGGTCCTGGACGATCGCGAAAAGATGATCCACCAGACCGCCACCGACGGCCGTGCCGCGGCCAAGGGGTTCGAGGACGCCGAGTCCGAGTACCGCGCCGGAATCGCTTCCGCACGCGGTGAGGCCGGCAGCATCCGCGACGAGGCGCGCGCCGGCGGCCGCGCCTCGATGGAGGAACAGAAGCAGCGGGCTACCGCCGAGGCGGACGCGATCACGCGGGAGAAGACCGAGCAGCTGCGCACCGCGGGTGAGTCCGCGGCCGCAGCGGCGCGCGCCGATCTCGCTCCGCTCTCGGCGTCGTTGGCGAGCCGCGTGCTCGGCTTCGACGTGACGCAGGACCCGGCCCTCAAGACGAAGCTGGATGCACTCTCGAGCGACAAGGTGGTGAAGAACTAA
- a CDS encoding F0F1 ATP synthase subunit B/delta: protein MGVFIGNLIAFAVILFVLWKFVVPPVKRLMKERQDTVRAQLEESRIAQEKLSQASQAGERARSDAAREGSQIRDEARGDADAIREDLRAQTDREVARIGEHGEGQISLNRSNLVRGLRAGLGAEAVEVAGRLVREHLGDPANQSASVDRSLTELESMTEGADDVRVTEADRIGTRSLRASSRDAVRSLAAGFDQRTAGLDEAGLARVADDLANVVEVLGEQPVLRKHLAESAEAPEAKRALVDNLFGGKISAEATAFVQDAAAAKWSAPADFATAIERQARVAVLVGAERAGKLDETEDQLFRAGRILEGEPELTAALSDTRAPAAARVSLLDKVFGGKVNEFTAALLRQTVRLVRVGRVDAAVASIADLAAARRGESVAVVESAVALTEAQRTRTADLLARIYQRKIAVQTEVVAELLGGLRITVGNEVIEADIASRLDKAAEQLPR from the coding sequence ATGGGTGTCTTTATCGGCAACCTGATCGCCTTCGCGGTCATCCTCTTCGTCCTGTGGAAGTTCGTCGTCCCGCCGGTGAAGCGGCTCATGAAGGAGCGCCAGGACACCGTCCGGGCGCAGCTGGAGGAGTCGCGCATCGCGCAGGAGAAGCTGTCGCAGGCGTCTCAGGCGGGGGAGCGCGCACGCTCCGACGCCGCCCGTGAGGGCAGCCAGATCCGCGACGAGGCCCGCGGCGACGCGGACGCCATCCGCGAGGACCTGCGCGCCCAGACCGACCGCGAGGTCGCACGGATCGGCGAGCACGGCGAGGGGCAGATCTCCCTCAACCGCAGCAACCTGGTCCGGGGCCTGCGCGCCGGGCTCGGCGCCGAGGCCGTCGAGGTGGCCGGGCGCCTGGTCCGCGAACACCTCGGCGATCCCGCCAACCAGTCGGCGTCGGTCGACCGCTCGCTCACCGAGCTCGAGTCGATGACCGAGGGTGCCGACGACGTGCGGGTCACCGAGGCCGACCGGATCGGCACGCGCTCGCTGCGCGCGTCGAGCCGTGACGCCGTGCGGTCGCTGGCCGCCGGCTTCGACCAGCGCACCGCCGGTCTCGACGAGGCGGGCCTGGCCCGCGTCGCCGACGACCTGGCCAACGTGGTCGAGGTGCTGGGCGAGCAGCCCGTGCTGCGCAAGCACCTCGCCGAGTCCGCGGAGGCCCCCGAGGCCAAGCGCGCGCTCGTCGACAACCTCTTCGGCGGCAAGATCAGCGCCGAGGCCACCGCCTTCGTGCAGGACGCCGCGGCGGCGAAGTGGTCGGCTCCGGCCGACTTCGCGACCGCGATCGAGCGTCAGGCCCGGGTCGCCGTGCTCGTGGGCGCCGAGCGCGCCGGCAAGCTCGACGAGACCGAGGACCAGCTGTTCCGCGCGGGACGCATCCTCGAGGGCGAGCCCGAGCTGACCGCGGCCCTGTCCGACACCCGGGCGCCGGCTGCGGCCCGCGTCTCGCTGCTGGACAAGGTGTTCGGCGGCAAGGTGAACGAGTTCACCGCGGCGCTGCTGCGCCAGACGGTGCGCCTCGTGCGCGTCGGCCGCGTGGACGCCGCCGTCGCGTCGATCGCCGATCTCGCGGCCGCCCGTCGTGGCGAGTCCGTCGCGGTGGTCGAGTCGGCCGTCGCCCTGACCGAAGCGCAGCGGACCCGCACCGCGGATCTGCTCGCCCGCATCTACCAGCGCAAGATCGCGGTCCAGACCGAGGTCGTCGCCGAGCTCCTGGGCGGCCTGCGCATCACGGTGGGCAACGAGGTCATCGAGGCCGACATCGCGTCGCGGCTCGACAAGGCCGCCGAACAGCTGCCCCGCTAA